A window of Magallana gigas chromosome 8, xbMagGiga1.1, whole genome shotgun sequence genomic DNA:
CTTTTACTTGAGTGAACGTGCTGAGAAAGAATAATATATAAGTTTTGTAAGAGGGATGtacggccatcttgtacatttaagAATAAGAATGTAAATACttttgaactggcttgtttctgcccgaatCTGGCGAAAAATTTTGCCAAAAGatacaaaagcaataaatatgagatagattctacatgttgtttttaatgcATATTATGCACAAGtacaggacaatgcctttttaatcacttgAAACAGCTctcgaactgcgcagctacagacttatttttaatatttagaaaCCTGCAAAAAATATAAAGGGGGTTCTTCCTTATCTGAGTGACCTTTCATTTCACAGAATGGCAGAGCTTCACCATGGGATTTTCATTAATGATATTGTATGTTACACAATTCAATAGTgatttaatatgatatatatttattaagcagatctttatataatttttttctttaaaatacaaattgtaCCTTTGtaacatataattttatatttaaaaagctCGCCTAATAACGGTTGTAAAAAATTTCGTTACATTTAAACTTTGTCCCATCACAGCTATGGTAAAATATGGTAAAAGAAAAGTAACTTGGTTTTCACTAACCCCCACTTCTTTTATATAATCGCCAAAAcgtacaaaaatgaaaatgaacagtaaaaattataaactgattttgatgactctcaataaataaatgtttaatcaaTGATGCACTGTTCTTAGTGAATGAATTAGCTGATAACCCTATCATTTGTTAATGAATGTTCTTTTGGTACAACCACGCAATTCTCACCCAGGTGATTGTTCTGAGCATATGAAACTTCGATGTTTTTATACACGTAATCCAGTATATGATTATAGTTATAGACCTTTTGccgtttattaaaaaaaggcaTAAATTAAGCAACACTTCGGTGTTAGTTAAACTGCTAgagcaatttcaaaataaatattgcatcaaaggTAAGTTCCAAAATAGAAACAAAGATTAAAACATCCTCAGCTCACCTAAGCATTATATTTAACacactttgataaaaaaaaaccaaaacaatttaCCTCTTTGGttacatttaatatataaatacatgtacaagtttaagcaaatgaaaaaaatatacaaacaaagACATGTTGTATAACTAAACAAATCCACCCTGACTGATTGCAATTTTTGCgtataatatatttctttactggtaactaaatattaaaaaacaaaatctaattATTACTTAGTTACAATTTGCACATATAATTTTTAGCTTATACAGTACTTGTTTACATACAATACCTGATTTTCTTCAATTTACGTGTGCCCCTTTCAGCCACAAAAAGGTTGTCTTTAgagtccacacataaaccccatggagCGCAGAActtacagttatcaatgtagcggaggaaccgTCCGTCTGTATCTATGATATGGATAAACTGGTCGTGGTAGTTAACGATCAGAATCCGACTCTGGCTGTCTGTGGTGATGCCTGCTGGAAGAAATGTTCTCTTGTAGGGATCACTACATGCAGATTCCTTGGTGATAGGAGGTGGACCAGTGTACCTAAACCTAAATTCCCCAGCCTGATCGAACACCACTACTGCGCCGGCGTCGTAATCAGACACACAGACATCTTGGTTCCTGTTCTCACAGATGTGTTTGATATTGGTGTCACCAGAGGGGAGGAGAGGTTGTCTTTTGTCACTGTactgaattgtttgtttctctgtggagccagagtaacgcacaacttttgctTGTTTATCATCATCGCTGACCATGAAAACTAGAAGGTCACCacaggaggtactacagacacggTCAGGTTTCCACTTTCGTAGTTTGATGACCATCTCTATCGTTTTATTCTttactatgttcacagttctatctttGTTATCAGCATAAACCAGATCTCCATTCCTCGTCACTGTTATGTCTCCTGGATCGTTTCCTGACTTGGTTTCGATTGACTTCACTTGTTTCCCATGCAGGTTGTAGAGTCTCATAATTTTGCCATTACCACGCGTCCATACTTCTGTGTCATTCAGACAGGTTATGCCAATCAGAAGACCATAATATGTGTCTATTTCTGTAATGACCTGGGGTTCATCCATCAGTGACAGGCCTGACGGAGGAGAAGACTCGGCTTCTTGGGTCGACATGTTATTGAAATTTGAATACAGTGGGGCTTTAGCTATCGAGACtccagatatccggacgcttcagtttATGGACGTCCGGATAACTGAGGTTCCACTGTACCAGTATGACGAGCACTGCAAAAGATTAATCGATTGCTCTATTCCTCCATCCATATATCcgcattattttaaattttttactttttaattaaattataattcatGCATATGTCTACTGTAGTCTTTTTTATCCAGACTGTCTCCAGTACATTGTCCAGGATGTTGTAAGTTGCATAATGTGTCAATTTTCTGGTGCCCCCGTTTTCTGTTAAAATTATCAGTTAAATCTCGGTAATGAATGtcttttaaaagacaaaaaaataatagaagtTCAGAAGGTGGTGCCACGAAAAAATACAGGACAGCTTGTAAAGATACGAGGCACTGGAAATAATCCACCACCAATTGATGTGAACAATGTGATATTCCTATCTATGCAGTACGTGGTTTTTtcctgaaaaataaacaagatataaaacatatatttccCAAACTTTTGTATAATAACACAAAATAGAAAAAGTAATAAAGAAGTATATAAACCTATATATCataagttttgaattttgaattatacattacggtaaaaaaaattgaaatatgttataaacAAATGAAGTAaacttaaggaggctggatgttcaacaaattaaccatcagaacTTTCAAAAAGATACGATTTGTTTAGTTATATAAACTACagtatatttagaaaaaaaaaatccatagaTTTTTGCTTCCGATTTTACGCATTTTCCGATATTTTTGTAAAGAACTCTTCTTCtaaatgatatcaatatatacaatgtattaaaaGAATGGCTACGACCATCGGGGCCGTCTTAATTAAACAACACATTGACATCACTATAGGTACCATAAAGCTGAAATCTGGAGGGGATGAAATGGAGTCTAATCGTAAATAAATAGGAAGATGCAGTTCTTGAATCATACacccattttttaaatcataaacaaCACCCATTATCAAATCAAACTGTTATTTCAAAAACCTGTTTATtagattttatttaactttcatgttaaatattgaaatctgaTTCATTTCGACTCAGTTTATAATCTGttttaataccccccccccccctgtgtAAGCAACACATGGAACGGGtaacaaaacgaattgttacatgcgcgtaaattatgcgcgtaccgCACGTCATTCATAAAGAAGtcagttaagttttctttaaatttaagaCATCcagtaaaattaaatataaaatgccCATCAAGGGTCCTCCGCGCCTTTGAAAAAAGTTTCTCACAAACGTTTGGGTCTTCAACAATATAAAACATATCGccttatatatttaaacaaccggaaatatttctgaagacaGTTACAAACGTAATAAGCACTAATGCAAATAAATGTAACCGTTTTGTATAAAAAGCATGACTTAAATCCGGATTGGCTAAAACAAAAGGCTATATTTAAAAAGGAAGTTTAAAAAGAAGGAAGAACTAAAAATATGAGGCCACTGTCTAACCAGTAAATTCTCACCTATGGGGAAAAAtgctataaataattttatatactacAACGTTTTCATAAGAAATAGCTCttaatggggggaggggggctgtTTAACAAAATTGTACGTTTAATTTCATCATGATGACACGAATTTTGCTGTAGATCTACTTGTTATTATAACTGATAAGAACCATTccacaaatatttacattcaattttCCTGAAACATACcgtattattttaaatatacaaagGAAGCTAGATCCCCCGCTGTTAGACGATTTAAACAGGAAAGACTTTCCATCTCGCCTTAATTACAGAAGTTCACATTTATTCACTTTACGAAGACTATTATTGACATACATAAGAAAGGGTTTGATATTCTAATTATAGTCCTTGATAATTTATTCCGTTAAGTTTAATTAAAGGGGgtgcaatatttttaatttcgggggaaaatatattaaatctaaTAGCACACTAAATAACTAATCCAACGAAATAAAAGTTGCTCAATCTCCTTTTAAGGTTTTAAGGGTGAATTTTGGGTAATCAGTTCTAATCTAAGTATTTTGTCTTAAAAGTGCTTATCTAGTATATTATCTAGAATATACTATTCATTTACAactcaattttttatttaattaaatgcaCTTGCTTAATGATTTACTAAagcttaaaaaattgatattcaaaatttagtatttaatattcgagattcaaaaacccgaaatttaacatttaaattaacttgtaGAATAATGAATGCATAAAACTTTGGGAAACATATATCATagcaaaatttaaatgaatatatcgTCGACGATAATAGGCTCCGtttgaatatcaatatatttcataaccacaggggcatcgtatccgctctactcTCTAtgatatgtgtgtgtgtgtttgtgtcaTAGAGATTAGAGCGGATACGAAGCACCTGTGCCATAACATGCTTTTTTCAAGGTGGAACAAatcttttaaagtatttttactatttcaaagACTATACAACGATTAATAATAGGTCAACTGAAGAACATACTTAATTCAAACCTACTAGTAAACTATTGAGCTTGAGTCTTCACAGTCCAACATGGCGGGCTCTGTGTATTCGATCATAGTCAAACATGCCTGTTTCTATGTGTTTATTATTTGTGGTAAGTACAAGGTCACGTGATTGATTTTAATGCCATGTACGTACAATAGCTTTAACCGTCAAACATACgaagcatttaaatttttacatttgatatttatattaattattaccTACTCAgcaatgttttgtttaaaaagacgGTTTTTGCTTTATACGATAATGTTGAATTGACTTCACTTTCAGGAGAGCGTCTATCACGAAATATTTAGTTTAATATTGAATTGCCTCAAGacacttagacacgatttgagctccaacttttaaatttcatttttccatttttaaagtttagaaTGATTAATATGGGTATtctaatgctttgtcaaaatctGAAAGTCAGATATTGAGTTATCAGCAAGATGCAGagtttaaaatgatatatttcataaacaacGCTCAAGTCATATGTGTTTTAATAGAATAACTTTCAATTAGATGTTGCtttcttctgttgataatattattcataaacacattgaatcagtttaccttCTTTGTCATGTCATTTTGTCAACGAAATGGTAAGTcaatactttacattatttgtaaacaaatacgTAGTATAAgtctcgagctttgtttacataacaataaatttttaccTCTGTATCGCTCTTATAACTTGACTTTTAGCAATCAAATgatggtcaatcattcaaaatgcacaagtaaaccattttatacataaaaaatacaaaatgaaacttTCATCTACAATCGTGTCGCAGTCCCTTCAAACACTAAAGcataataattattgtataattctTATCCTTGCGACTCGAAGCTTTACTGCTTTCGAACTTTTCAATCCATATACAATTTATGtatgcatttattattttgatgttAACCAAAATATACATTAGGACGTAATTTTCAGTTCGAGTATTTGGCGACTTTGATGATTATCCTTGTTAGCATCAGCCTTTTGCACTGAGTTCTAAATGTGATAAGATTGTGTTGAATTAATGAATATGCAAtcataacatatatagaaaaaacAGTTATTTGATAATCTTGGTGTCGTAATTCATAACAGACTAGGAAGAGGGAAACAACGGGGGTATGGACAAAATTTAATTGACCCCTTAAAAAAGAATGTTACCACTATAATGCTAGTATTTCTCAATCTAATGGTTATTTCCTGGTTAAGGAAATCATAAGCATTAAGTGGCCCCAACTTACACGTATTTAAGAATTTTCAGGTCTTGTTCAGTCGCATTGATCAGATCAGAGGGCACAATGGCACAGGACGATAGTTCTTCCCATTGCTTAAATAACGAGAAATGTTCGAAAATTATCAAGGGAAAACGAATACGACGCTCCGTTATCATTTCGTTTGCCGTAAACGTGTTCTTTTTGGGTGTGGTGTTTTGCTGGGTGGTTCTTCAGATTGTCGGGGACCAACGAGACAACAGAGATGACCCCCCAGGACCGACACCAGCGCCCTCTCTCCCCGAGGACTCGTTCTACTCCTGTTCTCCGTGCAAACCCATGATGAGGGCTGATGATGCTGACACAATGAGGCTCGCCACAGGGAATTCCTCCTTTGTATGCTGTAAACGAATAAGTCAAGATGTCAAGTTAGAGGTTTGCACTTCATTTAATCATTGgtgtaaaaaaaagtatttgaacGTAGATAACGCATCATATAGCAAATGCAAAACGGAATTTGATGGTCAATAAATTACGATTTGCTTAACCGTTGTGAATGCTTACATTAGATAAATTTGGCACTAACTATTGGAAATAAATGATACTGAAAAAGTCGGCATAGATTACTGTtctattttgtttgttcttttgAAGTAAAGTAATTAAAGCGTTGATATGAATTCAGGCACATATCGTtgtttgtgtgtgtggggggggggggggggatgaggACCCACCCCAACATCCCGACAATCAATCTACCCTTGTTGTAACCTCCCTGTCTTTCAATGTCTGTTGTTTTTTTCTACTTTAGGAACCTAACACGGGGCAGTTGCTTGAGGAATGTCAGGCCAAAAGGGGTATGCAGAAAtaaaaattgagagagagagagagagagagagagagagagagtttgtaaactattataattcatttagtTAACCAATTATAACTTTTTCTATTCATCTTTAAGGCACTGATGAGGGCACAGTTGGAGCACTTTTGTACATCAACCTTACACAATCACAATGCACTTCAGGTAAGTGGACATTGAGACATTTTCTACTTTCTAGATGAAATCCGATGTTTATCTTTTGATCAACATATATTTCATGATTTCAAGTGCTTTATCACAAATAATATGGATATGTAAATGCTGAATTATATGTTAAATTAACCTTATCCAGTTGATTGAAAAGGTATATTAACTTTTGCTAAGGTCTGCATTGGATGCTGAGTGGAGGCACCTCCTATATGAAAGGGGGAGTAGTGTATGAGGACTCTACTCATTATGGCAAACTGACCGTTCCTAGTGACGGGGTGTATGCAGTCTACAGCTACATACAGTTCGATTCCTACACAAGTAATAGTAAACTAGACCGTCCAAAGCCAGAAATGCACGTGTTGTACAAAAATGGTGACCAGCTGGTTCAAATGAACAAGTTCATGCTAAGGAAACACATTTACATCACCAGTCAAGTGGGACCGATTTTGGTGGAGTTGAAGGCCAGAGATTCGATCCATGTTGCTGTGGGTTCAATGGGCGGGTTTATCCACAACAATCCTCAGTCCAGCGTTGTCGGGCTATATAAGTTATAAATCACGAGAACAAAACTAGGAAAAGCAGTGTGAAACCAAACTTGAAGTTGAGAATATTACCTACGCAGAAACAGAAACATATTGTTATTTCTTACGATCTGGCCACAAGAAACTAAAGTTTTAAGGAAAGAGCCTTCTCATTATCAGACATACTTCTCAGATAAAGAAGTTAACgaaatttttacatagtcaAACAGATCATTTAACAGAATGATCGTATCAGTCTAATCAAAGTTGACCATCGTGTTTTCAGATCAAGGTCACTAgcttttttatcaatgtttaggataataaaaatgaatgtagTTATCTACAGTTATATAGACAAGATATGAagtttctattcttcaatgTAATGCGATAATATTAGAATACCTATCAGCTTATACTTCTTAattgaaatatacatttaaactaAATTGATAGATATTCCTTAGCCTGCATTTCCtccaattttcttaaattttgaagatattttaattatttttctatgctttcaatattaaaatatttctgatatttagatattttgaaGACTTCCCATAAAAGGATAAATTGACATATAAGGGAATACATTGACCATTTTATAAGAGAAAAATCCGATTTACTTCAAAAAgcaaattaaaatgtaatttgataggcaaatcatgatttaaaaacatattcttagACCCGAGTATCATTTCATTAGTTCATGTTAGTTTTAAAAGCCTATGACTCATGAATctacagtaattttgaattgctaaaacatatgatattttccTGCGCCAATGTTCCTCCAAAAATATAGCCCTTGTTAGATTCTGAACTTTGATTTCTATTTTCTAGGCCAAGTTGTATAATACTAGtagtaaaatgaaagaaaatatgatattttcacTTCCTGTCATCGTAATTGAAtgaacattcaataaaatttacttttgacaagttaaaaaccagagaagactccttccttaacttGACTGAAATGGTATTAAAGGATAAATAACGTCCGGTATAATTAACAATTCCTTGTTTGCAATTTAATTCCAGTTTGCGCTTTCCTATTGGTAAACCACCCGGTAAACGTCATCTCGCAGAATAATATGTCGTTTATGGTATAAACGGGGCCTTATACTAGCAGTAGTGTAGCTTTTCCCATCCCAAGGAAAATTGCCGATTTTCCCCTCTGTGAGAAAATTCACAATATAGTAGTTTACTACTTACTGCCGGTGACTCTTTGGTGTATAAAGCAGTAGCGAAGGTTCTCCATCCTCGTCTATCACTTGCTAGCTTCTAAAAATTTGCCCCAGTTTGTCTTTTGTTCTGCCAGCCATGGTCCGCCCCCAAGTGACCATAAGACTTCTCGTTCTCCGTGTTCCTTCTGGTGTCCCGAAGAGAGCTAAAACCTTTTTTTCTGGTAATGTTGTCCGAGTGTCCTTAAGTAGATGACCAAGCCAATTTCAACGCGTCTCCTGGCGATTTTTGTTGTCATGTCCTCTTGCTGGCACCTGTTGAAAAGATCCTGATTTGGGATGGTCTTTGGCAAATATATTCATAGGCTTAGGATCCTTCCTAGAGACTTTGTATGAAATGTCGACGGCTTGTTTAGGCACCTGCTCTCTGGTCCATACAAAAGGATAGGTATAGAATGCagcttttgtaaaaaaaaaaatttagttttgtcCTGCATGTGATTTAACTTGATTTCCATTCATAAATGCTTCTCTCGCCTTGAATTATCTCTGTTTAATATCATTATCTGCTCCATCATCTGTTGTAACTTTATTGTCCATGTGTGTAGAGGTgttagtatatgtatacatgggAGGGTTTAATTTTTCACTCTTGCCTCCATTCGATTTATGTAGGAGGACGTTTACTAAGTAGCCAACAATCATTAATGCATAGAAAACAATGCCTACAGGAATGTTGTAGCTTGATCATGTTAATTTACAATTGTTTGTACTTAAAATCTGATAAATCAAAATGCATTATTATATATCAACTTTTAGTGGGGAATTTCATCTTTAAGCAGAGGGTAGATTGAGGACGATTTTAATATCTTGAATGTATTAGTTTTATCAAACATATCTCAATGTAATTTGATTCTTCACAGCTTTTCATCCAAAATGTACCATTGCTTACCATTAAATCAATTTCACTGAGATTGTGTACTATAAAACAAGTgggttttctttcttttgtccaaaatacatgaaagtACCGTTACTTATtattataagaatatttttactgaGATTTTATAGAACAGTATCGTTATGTTGTGTTTctaagtgtgtgtgtgtgtgtgaggggGTGAAGTAGAAAAAAGGTTTTTCTGAATTCGTAAAACCTTGACTCTTTATCATCAGATACCATAGTAAATGATCACAATCTCCGAAGTTATAGATAAATGTTCGTTTATGGGTACGTAAGAtagaattttatcaaattaggCACACGTTATTGATAAGATGAAATTCAGTAAACAACGTAAATATGACACCGGCATCGAATAATGTCATCCACTAACTCAACTTTCATCAATCTCAAAGTCAAGTATTTCTcataaataaatgatgaataaatgaatgataaatgataaatctagatattatacatgtattagttatGGGTATATATGCTCATTGTTGTTAAAAATGGTTATTATCATTGTGAGTTCCATACCATCCCATTTCAGATTATGTGTATAAGTACTCCAACCTACAACGCtccttaatttttacattaccaaatttaaggtcagacgacacgatccttgagcatttttttttatctcctcgtaataaagagttctataaaaattattatttttaaaatgatttttaaaatgattaaaatttacttgtatatagATAAATGCCTAGATGGCCAAGTGGTTAAAGCC
This region includes:
- the LOC136270636 gene encoding tripartite motif-containing protein 3-like, whose product is MSTQEAESSPPSGLSLMDEPQVITEIDTYYGLLIGITCLNDTEVWTRGNGKIMRLYNLHGKQVKSIETKSGNDPGDITVTRNGDLVYADNKDRTVNIVKNKTIEMVIKLRKWKPDRVCSTSCGDLLVFMVSDDDKQAKVVRYSGSTEKQTIQYSDKRQPLLPSGDTNIKHICENRNQDVCVSDYDAGAVVVFDQAGEFRFRYTGPPPITKESACSDPYKRTFLPAGITTDSQSRILIVNYHDQFIHIIDTDGRFLRYIDNCKFCAPWGLCVDSKDNLFVAERGTRKLKKIRYCM
- the LOC109617086 gene encoding uncharacterized protein, which encodes MAQDDSSSHCLNNEKCSKIIKGKRIRRSVIISFAVNVFFLGVVFCWVVLQIVGDQRDNRDDPPGPTPAPSLPEDSFYSCSPCKPMMRADDADTMRLATGNSSFVCCKRISQDVKLEEPNTGQLLEECQAKRGTDEGTVGALLYINLTQSQCTSGLHWMLSGGTSYMKGGVVYEDSTHYGKLTVPSDGVYAVYSYIQFDSYTSNSKLDRPKPEMHVLYKNGDQLVQMNKFMLRKHIYITSQVGPILVELKARDSIHVAVGSMGGFIHNNPQSSVVGLYKL